The Dyadobacter sandarakinus DNA window GGGGCGGATGCCGTGCTCGTGAATACGGCCATTGCCGTGGCAGGCGATCCGGTGGCTATGGCCGGGGCTTTCAAAATGGCAGTACAGGCCGGACGCATGGCTTATGAAGCAAAATTAGGAATAACCGGCGCGGCCAGTGCCAGCAGCCCATTAACCACATTTCTGGATGAGCTTTAAAGAGATTTTTGAAAAATACAGCTGGCAGGAGGTCAGGGAAAGCATTCTTGCAAAAAATACCAGGGATGTGGAAGATGCCCTGCATGCACCCCAACGCAGTTTGGAGGACTTCAAAGCATTGATTTCTCCTTCCGCAGCCCGGTACCTTGAACCGATGGCACAGCTGAGCCGCAGGCTGACGCAGCAGCGTTTTGGCAAAACCATGCACATGTATATTCCGCTGTACCTGTCCAATGAATGCACCAACATTTGTACTTACTGCGGTTTCAGCATGAACAATAAGGTTCGCCGGCGGACACTTACGGAGCGCGAGATCATGCAGGAAGTGGAGGTAATCAAACAAATGGGTTACGAGCACGTGCTCCTGGTGACCGGCGAGGCGAACCAGACGGTGCATGTGGACTACTTTAAAATGGTACTCGAACTGATCCGCCCGCACTTCACACAGATTTCCATGGAGGTACAGCCGCTGGATCAGCAGGAGTACGAAACATTGATCCCGCTGGGCCTGCATTCCGTGCTGGTTTACCAGGAAACGTACCACAAGGATGAATACCGCAGACACCATCCGAAAGGGAAAAAAGCACATTTCCACTACCGGCTCGACACACCCGACCGGCTCGGCAGGGCCGGGATTCACAAAATGGGACTTGGCGTGCTGATCGGATTGGAGGATTGGCGAACGGATAGTTTCTTCACCGCGCTGCATTTAAATTATCTTGAAAAAACCTACTGGCAATCCCGGTACGCACTTTCATTCCCCCGATTACGCCCTTTTTCCGGTGGTATTGAGCCGAAGGTCAACATGTCGGACCGGGAGCTTGTACAGCTGATCTGTGCTTACCGGATTTTCAATGCGGAGGTGGAACTGTCTTTATCGACCCGCGAATCTGAAAAGTTCAGAAACCATTGCATCCAGCTTGGGGTAACCTCCATGAGCGCCGGTTCCAAAACCAACCCCGGCGGCTACATCGTAGCACCCGAATCCCTGGAACAATTCGAAATCTCCGACGAAAGAAGCCCCCAAGCCATGGCCCAAATGATCAGAGGGGGCGGATATGAGGTAGTTTGGAAGGATTGGGATGAAGGTTTGATGATTTAGCCCCGCGCTGGCAGGAGCTGGTGATTTTGAAGGGTTGCGCAATGTCTTTTTACGCAAACATTGCTGTGGTTCAATAAGAATAATGATCTTAAAAAGTTAGCTAACTCGTTCGGGGAAGCTGAATATGAAAACTAGGAATTAATATATACAACTGAAATTTTAGAAGTTTATAAATACAAGCATTTTCAACTTTTCTTTTACCAACATTCTACAATTTCGAAAGGTAAGAAGCGACAACATCTGCTTTTGAAACGTCCATTATCTGATCGGATATATCACCAGGGTATCTGTCGACGGAGTCGATTAGCAAGTAGTAAACATACCTAAACCTTGTATGAAGTTTAACGAACTATATCAGAAAACGATTAAATACTTCCCCGCTAGTATTGACATTTCAGATGGGATATTCACTGCGGAGAGCAAGGGATTTCTCTCTCCGAACCTCTCTGAATCATGGAATTTGGCTGAGTCGTATGCTGAAAATGAATGGGAGGCACTACTTGTCTGGGTTATATATCAGAAATTACATGCAAAGGCCATTTCCATATTTAAAACCGATAGTGCCAGATTGATCGAAACAGACAAAATAGGATTATCTGGTATCGAGAAAATGTTCTCAGCAGCTTTACAAGACGAAGGTTATGAGGATATGCTTAAAGAATATCAGGACAGCTAAACAGTGTTTTTAAGAAACTGAAAGGAATTAGTCATTTACGTTTAACAGGTCAAAAATCGTAACTCAACATTTTGACGGGTCGGTTTCCCATCTATATTTTTGAATTGGCGGATTAAGAAATGTCTCACCTTTCTGCACCAAGCAAAGAAGTTTTTTAAGACGCTTCTAATCCTCTCTGTTTTTAGTGTTTAACATTCCTGCAACCCCCAAAGTACCGGCTTTCCTCCCGGTAGTATATCGCCCATTCCGGCTGCTGCAACCTTTAAAAGTAAACTCACTTCTGCC harbors:
- the thiH gene encoding 2-iminoacetate synthase ThiH, which translates into the protein MSFKEIFEKYSWQEVRESILAKNTRDVEDALHAPQRSLEDFKALISPSAARYLEPMAQLSRRLTQQRFGKTMHMYIPLYLSNECTNICTYCGFSMNNKVRRRTLTEREIMQEVEVIKQMGYEHVLLVTGEANQTVHVDYFKMVLELIRPHFTQISMEVQPLDQQEYETLIPLGLHSVLVYQETYHKDEYRRHHPKGKKAHFHYRLDTPDRLGRAGIHKMGLGVLIGLEDWRTDSFFTALHLNYLEKTYWQSRYALSFPRLRPFSGGIEPKVNMSDRELVQLICAYRIFNAEVELSLSTRESEKFRNHCIQLGVTSMSAGSKTNPGGYIVAPESLEQFEISDERSPQAMAQMIRGGGYEVVWKDWDEGLMI